One Thermococcus sp. genomic window carries:
- a CDS encoding DUF63 family protein, whose amino-acid sequence MGFYEFFYRYFVEPIKYNQGYNIVNTLVYALILGVAVLLLYKMLKRMGIKIDERFFIALMPYILLGPLMRSITDIGLLPRTYLTVSPGGYFVIAGFAIASLFTVWRHCNDERLYSIYRDFGWILVAGLLFIMVINWDKLSVRWDYFKYFIPSLILAESFIWALSKKFELVRNNKILFYTHFYDATTTFVGIQFFGFWEQHVLARTLMNIFGTPAVMYLEKLVIITLVVYILDRLMTEEDPELINFVKLTIFILGFGPGTRNLLIALLR is encoded by the coding sequence ATGGGGTTTTACGAGTTTTTTTACCGCTATTTCGTCGAGCCAATAAAATACAACCAGGGCTACAACATTGTGAACACGCTAGTTTACGCCCTGATTCTTGGGGTCGCGGTTCTGCTTCTCTATAAGATGCTCAAGAGAATGGGGATAAAGATTGACGAACGCTTTTTCATAGCCCTAATGCCATACATTCTCCTAGGCCCGCTTATGAGGAGCATAACTGATATAGGCCTCCTTCCGCGGACGTATCTAACCGTCAGCCCAGGTGGATACTTTGTGATAGCGGGCTTTGCAATAGCATCGCTCTTCACTGTGTGGAGACACTGCAACGATGAGAGACTCTACTCCATTTACCGTGACTTTGGCTGGATTCTGGTTGCCGGTCTGCTCTTCATAATGGTCATCAACTGGGATAAGCTCTCGGTTAGATGGGACTACTTCAAGTACTTCATACCAAGCCTTATCCTCGCTGAGTCGTTTATATGGGCTCTTTCGAAGAAGTTTGAACTTGTCAGAAACAACAAAATCCTCTTTTATACTCACTTCTACGACGCAACGACGACCTTCGTTGGAATCCAGTTCTTCGGCTTCTGGGAGCAGCACGTCCTCGCGAGAACCTTGATGAATATCTTTGGAACCCCCGCGGTTATGTACCTTGAAAAGCTAGTTATAATAACCCTTGTCGTTTACATTCTGGACAGGCTGATGACCGAGGAGGACCCCGAGCTGATAAATTTTGTCAAGCTTACAATTTTTATCCTCGGCTTCGGCCCCGGAACGAGAAACCTGCTTATAGCCCTCCTGAGGTGA
- a CDS encoding bifunctional fructose-bisphosphatase/inositol-phosphate phosphatase — translation MYAWNEIALNMAKDLEKTIMPLFGTKKAGENVGTNVSGDVTKYVDKIAEDLILRHLKPLGVNIVSEEVGEIDHGSDYTVVVDPLDGSYNFSVGIPIFAFSFAVFKGKKPVYGAIYEFFPKAFYEAIPGEGAYLNGRHIHVSNPEPGKEAISFYTRGRCLGLVRKVKRIRVLGAIAVEMAYTAKGSLDGVFDIRNYVRPTDIAAGVMLVREAGGIVTDERGKPLEFELKAEVNTNVIAVANERILKLILEELENES, via the coding sequence ATGTACGCCTGGAACGAGATAGCGCTTAACATGGCGAAGGATTTGGAAAAAACCATAATGCCCCTATTTGGGACTAAAAAGGCTGGTGAGAACGTTGGAACAAACGTCAGCGGCGACGTCACCAAATACGTGGACAAGATTGCCGAGGACCTAATCCTGAGGCACCTCAAGCCCCTTGGTGTCAACATAGTCAGCGAAGAGGTGGGGGAGATAGACCACGGGAGCGACTACACCGTCGTCGTTGACCCGCTCGACGGTTCGTACAACTTCTCAGTGGGGATACCTATATTTGCGTTCAGCTTCGCGGTCTTCAAAGGGAAGAAACCCGTTTACGGGGCAATCTACGAGTTCTTTCCGAAGGCCTTCTACGAGGCAATACCCGGTGAGGGGGCCTATCTCAACGGAAGACATATTCACGTCAGCAACCCGGAACCGGGAAAGGAAGCGATAAGCTTTTACACCCGGGGGAGATGCCTAGGGCTCGTGAGGAAGGTCAAAAGGATTCGCGTTCTGGGAGCGATAGCGGTTGAGATGGCCTATACTGCCAAAGGCTCGCTCGACGGCGTCTTTGACATTAGGAACTACGTCCGGCCAACGGACATAGCCGCGGGAGTTATGCTCGTTAGAGAAGCGGGGGGAATTGTCACCGACGAAAGGGGAAAACCTCTGGAGTTTGAGCTTAAGGCCGAGGTGAACACGAACGTAATAGCAGTGGCTAACGAGAGAATTCTCAAGCTAATCTTGGAGGAGCTGGAAAATGAGTCTTGA
- a CDS encoding UPF0179 family protein gives MAIITLVGEKLAKPGVEFIFYGPAEPCKTCKLAGVCVGNLEPGRRYKILRVRSMPSHSCPLHEGKVRVVEVVEPSIEVAIEPRLAIVGSIIQLKFEECSDPKKREVFKPEGLFEGDHVKIIEVTGEIECDGKTYKIVKVMRKKD, from the coding sequence ATGGCCATAATCACGTTAGTTGGTGAAAAGTTAGCCAAACCGGGAGTTGAGTTCATATTCTACGGTCCGGCCGAGCCGTGCAAGACCTGTAAACTTGCAGGGGTGTGCGTTGGGAACCTCGAACCTGGAAGGAGGTACAAGATTCTCAGGGTTAGGAGCATGCCCTCACACTCCTGCCCCCTCCATGAGGGGAAAGTCCGCGTTGTTGAAGTCGTTGAACCGAGCATTGAGGTGGCAATAGAGCCGAGGTTGGCCATAGTCGGCTCGATAATTCAGCTCAAGTTCGAGGAGTGCAGTGACCCCAAGAAGAGGGAAGTCTTCAAACCGGAGGGGCTCTTCGAGGGCGACCACGTGAAGATAATCGAGGTAACCGGAGAAATAGAGTGCGATGGAAAGACGTACAAAATAGTCAAGGTAATGCGCAAGAAGGACTAA
- a CDS encoding NAD(P)-dependent glycerol-1-phosphate dehydrogenase, with product MKGVHLMQLPREVLLGENLKGEVINVARRLGLGERVIVLYGPRTKKIAGKDVEKSLKSEYDVVPLTVKKGATMGEVERTVGLIRDESADWVIAVGGGSIIDVAKLASFKTGVPFISFPTTASHDGIASANASIRDLGSKTSVKAVPPVAVIADVEVIKTAPYRYLAAGVGDTISNLTAVKDWQLAHRIKGEYYSEYAASLSLMSAKMVIRNADIIRLGNEESVRKVIKALISTGVAMSIAGSSRPASGAEHLFSHALDMLAEKPALHGEQVGVGTIIMAYLHGLKWERVRETLKRVGAPTTAYELGIEPELIIEALTIAHTIRPERYTILGKDGLTREAAEKAAKITGVI from the coding sequence ATGAAGGGAGTTCACCTTATGCAACTTCCCAGAGAGGTGCTCCTTGGCGAGAACCTGAAGGGAGAAGTTATTAACGTTGCGAGACGACTTGGTCTCGGTGAGAGAGTTATAGTACTCTACGGGCCAAGGACAAAGAAGATAGCCGGTAAAGACGTTGAGAAGAGCCTCAAATCCGAATACGACGTTGTTCCTCTAACAGTTAAGAAAGGTGCCACAATGGGGGAAGTCGAGAGGACGGTTGGACTGATAAGGGACGAAAGCGCTGACTGGGTAATAGCCGTTGGCGGGGGAAGTATAATAGATGTGGCCAAGCTTGCCTCCTTCAAGACGGGTGTTCCCTTCATCAGCTTCCCGACTACGGCATCTCACGATGGCATAGCCAGCGCCAACGCCTCGATAAGGGATTTGGGCTCCAAAACCTCGGTAAAGGCCGTTCCTCCTGTTGCGGTCATAGCCGACGTTGAGGTTATCAAAACGGCACCGTACCGCTACCTCGCGGCCGGTGTCGGCGATACGATAAGCAACCTTACAGCCGTTAAGGACTGGCAGCTGGCCCACAGGATAAAGGGCGAATACTACAGTGAATACGCGGCCTCGCTCAGTCTTATGAGTGCCAAGATGGTCATAAGGAACGCCGACATAATACGCCTCGGCAATGAGGAGAGTGTAAGAAAGGTCATAAAGGCCCTAATCTCCACGGGCGTTGCCATGAGCATAGCGGGCTCTTCAAGACCTGCAAGTGGTGCCGAGCACCTCTTCAGCCACGCACTGGACATGCTGGCTGAGAAACCGGCGTTGCACGGGGAGCAGGTGGGGGTCGGGACAATAATAATGGCCTACCTTCACGGCCTGAAATGGGAACGTGTTAGGGAAACCTTAAAGAGGGTTGGCGCCCCAACAACAGCGTATGAACTTGGAATCGAACCCGAGCTCATAATCGAGGCCCTTACGATTGCCCACACTATAAGGCCCGAGCGATACACAATCCTCGGGAAGGACGGTTTAACGAGGGAAGCGGCCGAGAAAGCCGCTAAAATCACTGGAGTTATCTGA
- a CDS encoding rhomboid family intramembrane serine protease, whose product MSLERYFHRYGRATFTLFLINVAVYIVEAVLSRNPFWISDNVLGVLGQWNYAVLYLHAWWQPFTAMFVHVNIIHIGFNMYFLLIMGSQLERIIGSSRVAMVYLISGLAGNLLTLFLLPPNVVSAGASGALFGIAGALITITGVVGGNMQMAIINAFVLFLINSFLPGVNAYAHLGGLIMGMLIGYYYGKVIRRKLTWAYAYDYY is encoded by the coding sequence ATGAGTCTTGAACGGTACTTCCACAGGTATGGGAGGGCAACCTTCACGCTCTTCCTCATAAACGTCGCGGTTTACATTGTGGAAGCAGTACTCAGTAGAAACCCATTCTGGATTAGTGACAACGTTCTCGGCGTTCTCGGCCAGTGGAACTATGCCGTCCTGTATTTACACGCGTGGTGGCAACCCTTCACGGCAATGTTCGTTCACGTCAACATAATCCACATCGGATTTAACATGTACTTCCTCCTCATCATGGGGAGCCAGCTGGAGAGAATCATCGGGTCGAGTAGGGTTGCAATGGTTTACCTAATCTCAGGGCTTGCTGGAAACCTGCTCACCCTGTTCCTCCTACCTCCAAACGTTGTCAGCGCCGGGGCGAGCGGGGCTCTCTTTGGAATAGCGGGGGCACTGATAACGATAACCGGCGTAGTCGGGGGAAACATGCAGATGGCCATTATAAACGCCTTCGTGCTGTTCCTCATCAACAGCTTCCTGCCAGGAGTGAACGCCTACGCCCACCTCGGGGGCTTAATTATGGGGATGCTCATAGGCTACTATTATGGAAAGGTTATACGGAGAAAGCTGACGTGGGCATACGCCTACGACTACTACTAG